A region from the Arcanobacterium buesumense genome encodes:
- the nadE gene encoding ammonia-dependent NAD(+) synthetase — protein sequence MNTQLQTEIVSSLGVKPTINPAEEVQTRVNFLCDYARATHTKGFVLGISGGVDSTLGGKLAQLAAKQLRNEGYEAQFIAVRLPYGVQADEKDATGAVEWINPDRMVTINIKAATDAMVVAYNDGMLAKITDFNKGNVKARMRMIAQFAIAGDERLLVIGTDHAAENITGFFTKFGDGAADILPLAGLNKRQVRKLAQYLGAPEQLWNKTPTADLLDSNPGRTDEDELGIGYDYIDDYLEGKSIPPSIAQKLEDRWRQAQHKRVMPVQLSDRWWKEQ from the coding sequence ATGAATACACAATTACAGACCGAAATCGTCTCGTCATTGGGAGTTAAGCCCACTATTAATCCAGCCGAGGAAGTTCAAACTCGCGTCAACTTTTTATGCGACTATGCCCGTGCAACCCATACCAAGGGATTTGTGCTAGGTATTTCTGGGGGAGTCGATTCTACCTTGGGTGGAAAACTTGCCCAGCTAGCTGCCAAACAGCTACGAAATGAAGGGTATGAAGCACAGTTCATCGCAGTGCGATTGCCTTATGGCGTTCAAGCTGATGAAAAAGATGCGACCGGGGCGGTTGAATGGATTAACCCGGATCGTATGGTGACGATTAATATTAAGGCGGCCACAGATGCGATGGTTGTGGCTTATAACGATGGAATGCTTGCCAAAATAACTGATTTCAACAAAGGTAACGTGAAAGCTCGCATGCGCATGATTGCCCAATTTGCGATTGCTGGAGATGAGCGGCTATTGGTTATCGGGACTGACCATGCAGCAGAAAATATTACTGGTTTCTTCACTAAATTTGGCGATGGTGCAGCCGATATTCTTCCATTAGCTGGATTGAATAAGCGCCAAGTCCGTAAACTTGCCCAATATCTTGGCGCGCCAGAACAACTATGGAACAAAACTCCAACGGCAGATCTTCTTGATAGCAACCCCGGCCGTACTGATGAAGATGAGCTCGGAATTGGCTATGACTATATCGATGACTATTTAGAAGGTAAGTCCATTCCGCCGTCGATCGCGCAAAAACTTGAGGATCGTTGGCGACAAGCGCAGCATAAGCGTGTTATGCCCGTCCAGCTTAGCGACCGATGGTGGAAAGAACAATGA
- a CDS encoding GNAT family N-acetyltransferase: MNQQRTDKTGKPVEVVAGNSLYAIRYEESDVAGFTQYIDNGDERIFFHTEVRPELEGRGLAGTLVDVALHETSAEGKTIVAMCPMVRRWVGKHGEGLTWRAATMEDQQFVMSNL, from the coding sequence ATGAACCAACAACGTACCGATAAAACTGGAAAGCCAGTCGAAGTAGTAGCTGGAAACAGTCTCTACGCAATCCGCTATGAAGAATCTGATGTCGCCGGATTTACTCAATACATTGATAACGGTGATGAACGAATCTTCTTCCATACTGAGGTTCGTCCGGAACTTGAAGGCCGTGGGTTAGCTGGGACGCTAGTGGATGTTGCCCTCCATGAAACTTCAGCAGAAGGTAAAACAATTGTTGCCATGTGCCCAATGGTTCGCCGTTGGGTGGGGAAGCATGGTGAAGGTTTGACTTGGCGTGCTGCAACAATGGAAGATCAACAATTTGTCATGAGCAATCTCTAA
- a CDS encoding substrate-binding domain-containing protein yields MRTMIPRIIGVIVVFLLSFIGVSSTYNFNPDVMVLCSNNEPACQALVDDYTAQSHKSAQMVRMPTSEALAHLQLQPQKSEFDVWIGGPAEAYVLAERAGLLTAHHLDTDTIPSTMLTSTWIGTYGGVLAFCVAPDAPTPYTWADLAHYSGRLALPLPFSSGTAVTMLSVLHERQVSDTFYANLHRATTTYTASGTAPAQLVRRGIVDAAVTFEAYCPADSDDANAPQLIIPLDGTGYEIGAGAVLAHGRQAAGQDFLRYTISERGQKLLAQVEGQNPVSLALDNNLASRLAQLDVALYATDIHVMADTRQTMVDRFAHEVMYPYGVRGPLARSLSLAVVGATLAAIFGASFAILYRISARYRLAILLSACAPILVPSVAIATALTVHPVNIDPYGGLIIILTFALCATPIAFLTCLVFTADLTAEKIMSAADMGSSPGRIIHKLYFPRIQAGVAVSIVGISLWLVSDNSAGAVYGGRDHLFINMVLSSVSSDRQTYTMLAWCVIIGAIGAITTWYFLAYRDEHRAKISIRQMLAGDNSRAIEFLHRFFVKQRRYLLCVEVLWLSIVLYVVIIMATYADFSALPDDFQARIAMKLWIGFAVTAVAVIIGVSLAIHEWAYTRWLRAFMAFLLLGAPIGVGLLLTLMLRNNVEVAGYAIFPALVGSYSIGGGTIAVIIAYLTLAIPLAYFFAVMMMNRMAIVARTARDIGANRLRVLFLVLWQMKGRFVALVAIVFGLTLTQTATLAFVQPAYLLVSSTNLVNLAERGDVGEVFATSLLTGGLAALIIIAGSMALISARYYELKGSR; encoded by the coding sequence ATGCGCACGATGATACCGCGAATAATCGGGGTCATCGTCGTATTTCTATTAAGTTTTATTGGAGTTAGCTCAACGTATAACTTCAATCCTGACGTTATGGTGTTGTGCTCGAATAATGAACCAGCTTGCCAGGCCCTCGTCGACGATTACACTGCACAAAGTCACAAGAGTGCCCAAATGGTTCGAATGCCAACATCTGAAGCACTTGCTCACCTTCAATTACAACCTCAGAAATCTGAGTTTGATGTGTGGATTGGCGGTCCGGCAGAGGCATATGTCCTCGCTGAACGAGCAGGTTTGCTCACTGCGCATCATCTTGACACCGACACAATTCCATCAACAATGCTAACTTCGACATGGATTGGAACCTACGGTGGGGTATTAGCTTTTTGTGTTGCCCCTGACGCACCTACGCCATATACTTGGGCAGATTTAGCGCATTATTCCGGACGATTAGCATTGCCTTTACCATTTTCTTCCGGTACTGCAGTAACAATGCTCAGCGTACTTCATGAGCGTCAAGTATCCGATACCTTTTACGCCAATCTTCATCGAGCAACAACAACGTATACCGCATCGGGTACCGCACCGGCGCAGTTAGTCCGGCGCGGAATTGTCGATGCTGCGGTTACCTTTGAAGCCTACTGCCCAGCCGATAGTGATGATGCAAATGCGCCGCAACTCATTATTCCTCTCGATGGTACTGGCTACGAAATTGGTGCTGGTGCGGTGTTAGCTCATGGTCGGCAGGCGGCCGGACAAGACTTTTTGCGTTACACAATTTCAGAACGCGGGCAAAAGCTTCTGGCCCAAGTGGAGGGGCAAAACCCAGTATCTCTTGCATTGGACAACAATCTTGCCTCGCGCTTAGCACAGCTTGATGTTGCGCTATACGCAACTGATATTCACGTAATGGCAGATACTCGGCAGACCATGGTGGATCGCTTTGCCCATGAAGTTATGTATCCATATGGGGTGCGGGGGCCATTAGCACGATCTCTTAGCTTGGCAGTGGTAGGAGCAACATTAGCCGCTATTTTCGGGGCAAGTTTTGCGATACTTTACCGTATCAGCGCTCGCTATCGGCTAGCTATTCTCCTTAGCGCATGCGCCCCGATATTAGTACCCTCGGTTGCGATCGCGACGGCGTTAACTGTTCACCCAGTAAATATTGACCCCTATGGTGGGCTTATTATTATCTTGACGTTTGCCCTATGCGCCACCCCAATTGCCTTTCTTACATGCCTGGTTTTCACTGCTGATTTGACGGCGGAAAAAATAATGAGTGCAGCAGATATGGGATCTAGTCCCGGGCGGATCATACACAAACTGTACTTTCCGCGGATACAAGCAGGAGTGGCCGTCAGCATTGTCGGAATATCATTATGGCTAGTCTCCGATAATTCGGCAGGAGCTGTCTATGGTGGTCGAGATCACCTGTTTATTAATATGGTGCTCAGCTCGGTGAGTTCAGATCGTCAAACTTATACCATGCTTGCGTGGTGTGTGATCATCGGAGCGATAGGAGCAATAACTACCTGGTATTTCTTAGCTTACCGGGATGAACACAGGGCAAAGATATCAATCCGACAAATGTTGGCGGGTGATAACTCGCGTGCAATAGAGTTTTTACATCGTTTCTTCGTAAAGCAACGTCGCTACCTGTTATGCGTTGAGGTCTTGTGGCTTAGCATAGTTCTTTATGTTGTTATCATTATGGCTACCTATGCCGATTTTTCTGCCCTCCCAGATGATTTTCAAGCACGCATTGCCATGAAACTATGGATCGGTTTTGCAGTCACCGCCGTTGCTGTCATAATCGGTGTTTCCTTGGCCATTCATGAATGGGCATACACTCGGTGGCTACGTGCTTTTATGGCTTTTTTGTTACTCGGCGCTCCAATAGGTGTCGGTTTATTATTAACCTTAATGTTGCGAAACAATGTGGAAGTAGCTGGTTACGCGATTTTCCCGGCATTGGTTGGTAGTTATTCTATTGGTGGTGGGACGATTGCAGTGATAATCGCTTACCTGACCTTAGCGATTCCATTAGCATATTTCTTTGCGGTGATGATGATGAACCGGATGGCGATCGTGGCCCGTACGGCTCGCGATATAGGAGCCAATCGCTTGCGTGTTCTCTTTTTAGTGTTGTGGCAAATGAAAGGACGTTTTGTTGCTCTTGTCGCTATCGTTTTCGGACTGACGCTCACTCAAACAGCAACATTGGCTTTTGTCCAACCAGCGTATTTGCTCGTATCATCAACAAATTTAGTGAATTTAGCAGAGCGTGGAGACGTTGGCGAAGTTTTTGCTACCTCACTGCTTACTGGTGGATTGGCCGCATTAATTATTATCGCGGGAAGCATGGCATTGATTAGCGCACGATATTATGAGTTGAAAGGTTCCAGATGA
- a CDS encoding TIGR03773 family transporter-associated surface protein, with amino-acid sequence MKLAKMRVAVGAIISSMLLSMLALPAHALGNGIVLADGHTDAFYIDSEGGQLSVQVNHGLNNEKYDPNNVQFSISPETYGDYSEEMPYLSRGTTGYYTNNLEATTYFEPGWSAPGYQNNGFKSVRIDFSAVQGPGAVAILGNSLSEDTPLGAFLIPTNKLATLKDFITKLEDPQTAKATRENYAIQGIPGGTHYLDAGVTLPIFGHQHAHWFFTAAGEYQITGKAVGEKLDGSFVESEPFTSTFVINKFYKDGALADDSDPVSEDAESDQSATSSEDDEDDATAVDEEDDDSDDVDADDDEDEDDDADIEDTQSPSTPQSSDSGILTAPITLDTGHTDGFFVLTKGDKPRLVVRENATSFEGTLRTPESVTFHLEKRFYEKIGTMNDTFAEGAGYHTNRKLRGLNPFSPGWSVDNFASHGYSDVAVKFLSVKGPGQLILSGTPKIDSSLNPVLSTNSPYLTAGAKLPITGHTHGLWIFTAPGDYYYTAQVVATKTTGETITSDPVRYHWVIDPNDEDPQNNNNPIDSTISHDEEIADTEDAEDSYEDADITITSPKNAVQPGQTLTVKGSNLPPSKKVSFVISSFGKTKTTAVVSGLSTDQKGNITAKVTLPNNLQPGRYLLGITLEGQDSQLDNEQFTVVAKDTTPILPGQDLKPGGTDQPAAPAPNASLNNIVNSHEKVILDHGHLDLFTVIQRDGQLHLVTKDDSTNEEIIRDPADIQLRVRNNALTSMPDKLDNSIPKYGYYLDASGSSQQELLFPGWDTYRVAPTFESTDIIIKKVTGPGKVYLFNYKRMGGVEPAFTSEKYLMEDGSTIRQDQPSHVHTNWLFTQPGLYTMEVQAKATPVSGGAPVLSNVATFRWMVGDTAVLPQDDNSSSSDVPSKPTPQEQGPRVILASGKFTATENEKITIQATGIVPGTKVDFYLHSTPQLLAGDVLVDMHGVAQASVTTPKLAGLHTIVATAKDGRSLAVMPFEITPEYPQGVIPDAGALKPLDKENPNKKRIEISNGHIDLFTVLAHNGNISIKAKDDSHGKVTHHDPADVYWRVSDKALTDIPQSMPQEISRRGYYLDQSGNNQGTILFPGWDTNGVKPAFGTTDIIFTKVKGPKDGKVFLFSNGRTGGVVPTLTSQHYELTDGAMIRQEKPAHVHTNWLFSAPGIYEMEVKAVATPVNGGAKVESQPVTYTWLVGDKTLAPGQNNAKDQQDPPADQNNHSSADTDTSGTNGSDAGNTNDSAASGTGTSTATADPHQDVPVAKCFPKQQGGNGKDTIIPQIKDDRSAPGKWIDPSSAAFAIGAAGKATTNQAIGSIPSGTPVWMISATQTANVPWVGANTQNPSFLDKTKGSATFTLSSFSGPGKMEVYTSGNFGQVVGQKWFTGSGSSASGSVSLKPNSHVHPNWVFDKPGTYKVGITMSAQGKDGKEMSGTTTLTFNVGSGSGITDGHFDLGPTVGAAGSKTVWLDANGNPCTPDATDLAAAGLATTGVEGTMPFSLISLVLMLSGISALVYRRKHYLR; translated from the coding sequence ATGAAACTGGCGAAAATGCGTGTAGCCGTGGGCGCTATTATCAGCTCCATGCTACTATCAATGCTCGCTCTACCAGCGCATGCACTTGGTAACGGAATTGTGCTTGCAGATGGCCATACCGATGCCTTTTATATTGATTCCGAGGGCGGACAACTCTCCGTTCAGGTCAATCATGGACTTAATAATGAAAAATACGATCCGAACAATGTCCAATTCAGCATTTCTCCAGAAACATACGGAGACTATTCGGAAGAAATGCCTTATCTAAGCCGCGGAACAACCGGCTACTACACAAATAATTTGGAAGCCACAACCTATTTCGAACCAGGCTGGTCTGCTCCCGGATATCAAAATAACGGCTTTAAATCTGTACGTATCGATTTCTCGGCTGTGCAAGGCCCTGGAGCAGTTGCAATTCTCGGCAATAGCTTATCCGAAGATACGCCGCTAGGAGCTTTTCTCATTCCAACCAATAAATTAGCTACGCTTAAGGACTTCATCACCAAACTAGAAGATCCACAAACTGCTAAAGCAACTCGGGAAAACTATGCTATCCAAGGCATTCCTGGTGGTACACACTATCTCGATGCCGGCGTTACGCTACCAATTTTCGGCCACCAACATGCACATTGGTTCTTTACCGCAGCCGGCGAATATCAGATAACAGGAAAAGCTGTCGGTGAAAAGCTTGATGGAAGCTTCGTAGAGTCCGAGCCGTTTACGTCCACATTTGTGATTAACAAATTCTATAAAGATGGTGCACTTGCCGACGATTCCGATCCGGTGAGCGAGGATGCTGAAAGCGATCAAAGTGCAACATCTAGCGAAGATGACGAAGACGACGCTACTGCAGTAGATGAAGAAGATGACGATAGCGACGACGTCGACGCCGACGATGATGAAGATGAAGACGACGATGCTGATATCGAAGACACTCAATCACCATCAACCCCGCAATCGTCAGACAGTGGAATCCTCACCGCTCCAATTACTCTGGATACTGGACATACCGATGGTTTCTTCGTCCTGACAAAGGGCGACAAACCACGTCTCGTAGTGCGCGAAAATGCTACGTCTTTTGAAGGAACATTACGCACCCCAGAAAGCGTTACCTTCCATCTAGAAAAGCGATTCTACGAAAAAATCGGCACTATGAATGACACATTTGCCGAAGGCGCCGGTTATCACACGAACCGAAAACTACGTGGATTGAATCCATTTTCCCCTGGTTGGTCAGTTGATAATTTCGCAAGTCACGGCTACAGCGATGTCGCCGTGAAATTCCTTTCGGTTAAAGGTCCTGGACAGCTTATCCTCAGTGGCACCCCTAAGATTGACTCATCCTTAAATCCAGTTCTTAGTACCAATAGTCCATACCTGACTGCCGGTGCGAAATTACCAATTACCGGTCACACGCATGGCCTATGGATTTTCACCGCCCCAGGCGATTATTACTACACTGCGCAAGTTGTTGCCACAAAAACAACTGGCGAAACTATCACCTCAGATCCAGTGAGATACCATTGGGTTATTGATCCTAACGATGAAGATCCGCAAAATAATAACAACCCAATCGATTCAACAATTTCACATGACGAAGAGATAGCGGATACAGAAGATGCCGAGGACTCTTACGAGGATGCTGATATTACAATTACTTCACCGAAGAATGCGGTTCAGCCTGGCCAGACATTGACTGTTAAGGGTAGTAATTTACCGCCATCGAAAAAAGTTTCTTTCGTCATTAGTTCCTTCGGTAAAACTAAGACAACAGCCGTTGTTTCCGGCCTTTCGACAGATCAAAAAGGAAATATTACGGCAAAGGTCACCCTACCGAATAATCTTCAACCTGGTCGTTACCTCCTCGGCATCACGTTAGAAGGTCAAGACAGCCAACTTGATAATGAACAATTTACTGTAGTTGCTAAAGACACCACCCCGATACTTCCGGGACAAGATCTCAAGCCAGGCGGTACAGACCAACCTGCTGCGCCTGCTCCAAATGCGTCGCTTAACAATATCGTCAATAGCCACGAAAAAGTTATTCTAGACCATGGACACCTGGACTTGTTCACAGTTATTCAACGCGATGGACAATTACATCTTGTTACCAAGGATGACTCCACTAATGAAGAAATCATTAGAGATCCGGCAGACATCCAATTGCGGGTGCGTAACAATGCTTTAACAAGCATGCCCGATAAACTCGATAACTCAATTCCAAAATACGGATACTATCTTGATGCAAGCGGCTCTAGTCAACAAGAACTACTCTTTCCTGGGTGGGACACATACCGTGTCGCACCAACATTTGAGTCAACCGATATCATCATTAAGAAGGTAACGGGACCAGGCAAGGTCTACCTATTTAACTACAAGCGAATGGGGGGCGTTGAGCCAGCCTTCACATCAGAGAAGTATCTGATGGAAGATGGCTCCACTATCCGTCAAGACCAGCCAAGTCACGTACACACTAACTGGCTCTTTACCCAACCAGGTCTCTACACGATGGAAGTTCAAGCTAAGGCCACTCCTGTATCAGGGGGCGCACCCGTTCTTTCTAACGTGGCAACTTTCCGGTGGATGGTAGGAGACACTGCAGTGCTTCCTCAAGATGACAATAGTTCCTCAAGTGATGTCCCCAGTAAGCCAACACCGCAGGAACAAGGCCCACGAGTGATACTAGCCTCAGGTAAATTCACTGCTACCGAAAATGAGAAGATCACAATCCAAGCTACCGGCATAGTTCCTGGCACCAAGGTAGACTTCTACCTGCACTCAACTCCGCAATTACTAGCAGGCGATGTTCTTGTTGATATGCACGGTGTTGCACAAGCTAGCGTAACCACACCAAAACTTGCCGGATTGCACACCATTGTTGCTACCGCTAAAGACGGCCGCTCGCTCGCTGTCATGCCATTCGAAATCACGCCTGAGTATCCTCAAGGAGTTATTCCTGATGCTGGCGCTCTCAAACCTCTTGATAAAGAAAACCCGAACAAAAAGCGGATTGAAATTAGTAACGGCCACATCGATTTGTTTACCGTCTTAGCACATAACGGCAATATTTCGATTAAGGCTAAAGACGACTCGCATGGGAAGGTAACCCATCACGATCCAGCTGATGTGTACTGGCGAGTAAGTGACAAGGCACTGACCGATATTCCTCAATCTATGCCTCAAGAAATCTCTCGTCGCGGCTACTACCTCGATCAGTCTGGCAACAATCAAGGCACGATCCTCTTCCCTGGTTGGGACACTAACGGCGTCAAACCAGCTTTCGGTACAACCGACATTATCTTCACCAAGGTTAAGGGACCAAAAGACGGCAAAGTCTTCTTGTTCTCCAACGGTCGTACTGGTGGTGTTGTGCCAACACTGACCAGCCAGCATTACGAATTAACCGATGGTGCCATGATTCGCCAAGAAAAACCAGCACATGTTCACACTAATTGGTTATTCTCTGCCCCTGGCATCTATGAAATGGAAGTCAAGGCAGTTGCTACCCCAGTTAATGGTGGTGCAAAAGTCGAATCGCAACCAGTAACATACACCTGGCTAGTCGGCGATAAAACTCTCGCGCCAGGCCAAAATAACGCAAAAGATCAGCAAGATCCCCCTGCTGACCAGAATAATCATTCTTCAGCTGATACTGATACTTCTGGGACCAACGGATCTGATGCCGGAAATACGAATGATAGCGCCGCCTCCGGCACAGGTACCAGCACGGCAACTGCTGATCCACACCAAGACGTCCCTGTCGCAAAGTGTTTCCCGAAGCAACAAGGCGGTAACGGAAAAGACACGATCATCCCACAAATCAAGGATGATCGTAGTGCCCCGGGTAAGTGGATTGACCCATCCTCTGCAGCCTTTGCTATTGGAGCAGCTGGAAAAGCTACAACTAACCAAGCTATTGGTTCAATACCTTCAGGCACACCCGTGTGGATGATTTCTGCAACTCAAACAGCAAATGTTCCATGGGTTGGGGCAAATACTCAAAACCCAAGTTTCCTTGACAAGACGAAGGGCTCAGCGACCTTCACACTAAGCTCGTTCTCTGGCCCGGGAAAGATGGAAGTGTACACATCGGGTAATTTTGGTCAAGTTGTTGGCCAAAAATGGTTTACCGGTAGCGGATCGTCTGCCTCTGGTTCAGTTTCGCTTAAACCAAACAGCCATGTGCACCCTAACTGGGTATTTGATAAACCAGGCACCTACAAGGTGGGTATTACTATGAGTGCTCAGGGCAAGGATGGCAAAGAAATGTCCGGCACCACTACTCTGACATTCAACGTCGGTTCTGGTTCTGGTATCACTGATGGCCACTTCGATCTTGGCCCTACTGTAGGCGCTGCAGGTTCTAAGACCGTATGGCTCGATGCGAATGGTAATCCTTGTACCCCAGATGCTACTGATTTAGCAGCAGCTGGTCTGGCAACTACTGGTGTTGAAGGAACTATGCCATTTTCGCTCATTTCTCTCGTCCTTATGCTTAGCGGAATTAGTGCACTTGTTTACCGGCGCAAGCACTACTTACGTTAA
- a CDS encoding ABC transporter ATP-binding protein produces MSLTIRDLNVDNIVKDASFTVPDSHVVAIVGPSGSGKTTLLHAIAGFIATTSGNIFVDDEDITMQPVPHRPTAIMVERPTLFDMSVRDNIEFGLDDSRQSSKQRHDLANIVMTSLNISGLADRHPTTLSGGQAQRVALARTLVRRPRVLLLDEPLAHIESAIRNDIHHELLSQVHRLDLSVLYVTHDINDACLVADRIIVLADGRIIQDDTPEHLFLRPANSTVARLMGVPNVISPAQARIIAPHLSIASSPEIKVAIPPSKITLLPNPDQTILGNVGQVIDCVFSRSHYTVHVETEIGTLVVWSSRSFSIGEHCIVTIEYLWTFADTERITQDDLNMTQ; encoded by the coding sequence ATGAGTTTAACTATTCGTGACCTTAACGTTGACAACATAGTTAAGGATGCGTCTTTTACGGTTCCTGATTCGCATGTTGTTGCAATCGTAGGTCCATCTGGTTCTGGAAAAACTACCTTACTTCATGCTATCGCAGGGTTTATTGCTACTACGAGTGGCAATATTTTTGTTGACGACGAAGATATTACAATGCAACCAGTGCCGCATCGACCAACTGCGATAATGGTGGAGCGTCCAACGCTGTTTGATATGTCTGTTCGAGATAATATCGAGTTTGGTTTAGACGATAGTCGCCAGAGCAGTAAACAACGTCATGATTTAGCAAATATTGTGATGACATCGCTAAATATATCTGGGCTAGCTGACCGGCATCCTACTACGCTATCTGGGGGACAAGCCCAACGGGTTGCGTTAGCACGCACCTTGGTGCGCCGTCCTCGAGTGCTTCTGTTAGATGAACCATTAGCGCATATCGAGTCTGCCATTCGTAACGATATTCACCATGAGTTACTCAGCCAAGTCCATCGTTTAGATTTATCGGTTCTATATGTAACTCATGATATAAATGATGCTTGTCTGGTGGCGGATCGTATTATTGTGTTAGCGGATGGAAGAATTATTCAAGATGATACGCCCGAACATCTCTTTTTACGTCCGGCAAATTCTACTGTTGCACGATTAATGGGCGTACCAAATGTTATCTCTCCAGCCCAAGCCCGTATTATTGCTCCACACCTATCTATTGCTTCGTCTCCGGAAATCAAAGTAGCGATACCGCCGTCGAAAATTACTCTTTTGCCAAACCCAGATCAAACGATTTTAGGAAATGTGGGTCAAGTTATTGACTGTGTGTTTTCCCGTTCGCACTACACTGTCCACGTCGAAACAGAAATTGGCACGCTAGTGGTCTGGTCCTCACGAAGTTTTAGTATCGGAGAGCACTGCATCGTCACTATCGAATATCTTTGGACGTTCGCTGATACTGAACGTATAACGCAAGATGACTTAAACATGACACAATGA
- a CDS encoding pirin family protein: protein MSHMLNEPSVVSNKAQELGTDGAPVEIITAREVPLGGLRAMTVYRTLPQRQRSLIGAWCFVDHYGPDDVAQTGGMDVAPHPHAGLQTVSWLFEGNITHHDSGDNHAVVRPGHANFMTAGHGICHSEVSTQDTTVLHGVQLWVALPDSARHGPRRFDHYVPPVIFVDGGQVRVFVGSLAGSSSPVPTFTPLVGAEVIVEPRSVVTLNLDPKFEHGVLVDSGNIDVEGTKVARTELAYTGIGLKQLRIRNSGENAGRLLLIGGEPFNEQIIMWWNFLARDSVELDEMRQAWENESDRFGKTYGYVGHDPQGLSRIPAPVLPDVKIRPRHNPAPVARPEQRI, encoded by the coding sequence ATGTCACATATGTTAAATGAGCCATCCGTTGTTTCGAACAAAGCTCAAGAGCTGGGCACTGACGGTGCCCCGGTAGAGATTATTACTGCTCGCGAAGTGCCACTCGGCGGGCTCCGGGCAATGACCGTCTATCGAACATTGCCGCAGCGGCAACGCTCGCTTATTGGAGCATGGTGTTTCGTGGATCATTATGGTCCTGATGACGTAGCTCAAACTGGTGGAATGGATGTGGCCCCGCATCCCCATGCTGGTTTACAAACAGTGTCATGGTTATTCGAAGGAAATATCACCCACCATGATTCAGGGGATAACCACGCAGTTGTGCGGCCAGGGCATGCAAATTTTATGACGGCAGGTCATGGTATTTGTCATTCTGAAGTATCTACTCAAGACACCACTGTCCTTCATGGTGTTCAACTATGGGTTGCATTGCCTGACTCGGCCCGGCATGGTCCACGTCGTTTTGACCATTACGTACCGCCGGTGATCTTCGTCGATGGTGGGCAGGTCAGAGTTTTCGTAGGTTCTCTTGCTGGTTCGTCGTCACCAGTACCGACGTTTACCCCGTTGGTGGGAGCTGAGGTAATTGTGGAACCACGTTCAGTGGTGACGCTAAATCTAGATCCAAAATTCGAGCACGGAGTTTTAGTAGACAGCGGCAATATCGACGTCGAGGGGACAAAAGTAGCTCGAACTGAGTTAGCATATACCGGAATTGGGCTGAAACAGCTACGAATTCGAAATAGTGGGGAAAATGCTGGCCGTTTGTTGTTGATCGGTGGCGAGCCATTTAACGAGCAGATCATTATGTGGTGGAATTTTTTGGCTCGAGATTCAGTTGAACTAGATGAGATGCGTCAAGCATGGGAAAACGAAAGTGACCGATTTGGTAAAACATATGGGTACGTTGGGCATGATCCGCAAGGATTATCTCGAATTCCGGCTCCAGTATTGCCTGATGTAAAAATACGACCGCGTCATAACCCTGCCCCGGTCGCTCGTCCAGAACAACGAATTTAA